From a region of the Zingiber officinale cultivar Zhangliang chromosome 10B, Zo_v1.1, whole genome shotgun sequence genome:
- the LOC122029719 gene encoding uncharacterized protein LOC122029719 — MENHKKTPVRVRFRVRAKKHGFEAGGSGSSDARKRRRQLDCTNSVRKLLCREIGGHPRMARCSSDAAEKFRNIQLQEEFDTYDNNVNWFVKLQFLKKRSKIIEIVSAKDIIFALAQSGLCAAFSRTTNKRICCLNISPDEVIRSLFYNKNNDSLITVSVYASDNFSSLKCRTTPIGYIKRNQLNAGFPLFESESLKWPGFVEFDDVNGKILTYSAQDGIYKVFDLKNYTFLYAISDKNVQEIKISPGIMLLIFNREPNCVPLKILSIEDGTVLKSFKHLLHRSKKVDFIEQFNEKLLVKQENENLQIFDVRNSEITEVSRTEFMTPSAFIFLYENHLFLTFRNRTIAVWNFRGQLVTSFEDHLLWHPDCNTNNIYITSDQDLIISYCKAEEGHGNEGEVSTVGSINMSNILTGKCIAKISASDPALQISPRKRGDTGRSLIRSTVREALEDVTALFFDEDRNEIYTGNKQGLIHVWSN, encoded by the exons ATGGAGAATCACAAGAAGACTCCCGTTCGGGTGCGCTTCCGCGTGAGAGCCAAAAAGCATGGCTTTGAAGCCGGCGGCTCCGGCTCTTCCGACGCCCGGAAGCGCCGGAGGCAGTTGGACTGCACCAACTCCGTCCGGAAGCTCCTGTGCCGCGAGATCGGCGGCCACCCTCGCATGGCCCGATGCTCCTCCGATGCCGCCGAGAAATTCCGCAACATCCAGCTCCAG GAGGAATTTGATACTTATGATAACAATGTTAATTGGTTTGTAAAGTTGCAATTTCTAAAAAAGAGATCAAAAATTATTGAGATTGTTTCAGCAAAAGATATTATATTTGCCCTTGCACAATCTGGACTTTGTGCTGCTTTTAGCCGAA CCACTAACAAAAGGATTTGCTGCTTGAATATAAGCCCAGATGAAGTGATTAGGAGTCTTTTTTATAACAAGAACAATGACTCCCTTATTACAGTCTCAGTATATGCATCAGATAATTTCAGTTCGTTGAAGTGCAGGACAACTCCAATTGG ATACATTAAAAGGAACCAATTAAATGCTGGATTCCCACTTTTTGAAAGTGAATCTCTTAAATGGCCTGGCTTTGTCGAATTTGATGATGTAAATGGCAAGATCCTAACTTACTCAGCGCAGGATGG CATCTACAAGGTTTTTGATCTCAAGAACTACACATTTCTGTATGCAATTTCAGATAAGAATGTGCAGGAGATCAAGATCAG CCCAGGAATAATGCTGTTAATATTCAATAGAGAACCTAATTGTGTTCCATTAAAGATACTCTCAATTGAGGATGGAACTGTGTTGAAATCGTTTAAACACTTGTTACACCGAAGCAAGAAGGTTGATTTTATTGAGCAATTCAATGAGAAGCTTCTTGTTAAGCAGGAAAATGAGAATCTACAGATTTTTGAT GTGAGAAATTCAGAGATTACAGAGGTTAGCAGGACAGAGTTTATGACACCATCAGCTTTTATCTTTCTGTATGAGAATCATCTTTTCCTAACATTCCGAAATAGGACAATTGCTGTTTGGAATTTCCGTGGTCAGCTAGTCACCTCTTTTGAAGATCATTTGTTGTGGCATCCAGATTGCAACACTAATAATATTTACATAACTAGTGATCAAGATCTGATAATTTCATATTGTAAAGCTGAAGAGGGACATGGCAATGAGGGAGAAG TCTCGACGGTTGGTTCCATCAACATGAGCAACATCCTGACTGGTAAGTGCATAGCCAAGATATCTGCTTCTGATCCTGCACTTCAGATCAGTCCTCGCAAAAGAGGCGACACAGGTAGATCTTTGATCAGAAGCACTGTCAGAGAAGCACTTGAAGACGTGACGGCACTATTTTTTGACGAGGATAGGAATGAAATTTACACAGGCAACAAGCAAGGTTTGATACATGTATGGTCAAACTAG